In the genome of Scyliorhinus torazame isolate Kashiwa2021f chromosome 27, sScyTor2.1, whole genome shotgun sequence, one region contains:
- the LOC140403233 gene encoding transcription factor JunB-like: protein MSTKMEQPFYHDDSFLTGYPSSESGLHDYTSKFLKHNMHLNLIDPSRSLKPHLRAGVEEALLGAPDVGLLKLASPELERLIIQSSNGVVTTTPTPGQYFTGRNITDEQEGFADGFVKALEELHKINHVAPNVSIPNPGMSCSGGAYGGEVPPVYTNLTAYSNAANSTTIQAPSGVGGGGGGGGSSYPTATISYLPQPHAYSLPALPLPHPRLQSLKEEPQIVPEVQSRGETPPLSPIDMENQERIKAERKRMRNRVAASKCRKRKLERIARLEDKVKSLKTDNAGLASTATVLRDQVSQLKQKVMTHISSGCQIVLTQKLQGF, encoded by the coding sequence ATGTCTACAAAGATGGAGCAACCATTTTATCACGATGACAGCTTCCTGACCGGCTACCCGAGTTCAGAGAGCGGGCTGCACGATTACACCTCCAAGTTTCTCAAGCACAACATGCATCTGAACCTGATCGACCCGTCCAGGTCGCTGAAGCCCCACCTGCGAGCAGGGGTGGAGGAGGCTCTACTGGGCGCCCCGGACGTGGGGTTGCTCAAACTGGCTTCGCCTGAGCTGGAGAGGCTCATTATCCAATCGAGTAATGGGGTGGTCACCACCACGCCCACCCCGGGGCAATACTTCACCGGGAGGAACATCACAGACGAGCAGGAGGGCTTTGCTGATGGCTTTGTCAAGGCGCTGGAGGAGCTGCACAAGATTAACCATGTGGCGCCCAATGTGTCCATCCCCAACCCGGGCATGAGCTGCAGCGGAGGTGCCTACGGTGGCGAGGTGCCCCCTGTCTATACCAACCTCACCGCCTACAGCAACGCAGCCAACTCCACCACTATCCAGGCGCCCAGTGGagttggaggaggtggaggtgggggagggagcagTTACCCTACCGCCACGATCAGCTACCTGCCCCAACCCCATGCCTACAGCCTGCCAGCCTTGCCCCTGCCTCACCCCCGGCTGCAGAGCCTCAAGGAGGAGCCCCAGATCGTGCCCGAGGTGCAGAGCCGGGGGGAGACCCCACCGCTCTCCCCCATCGACATGGAGAACCAGGAGCGCATCAAGGCGGAGAGGAAGCGAATGAGGAACAGGGTGGCCGCCTCCAAGTGCAGGAAGAGGAAACTGGAGAGGATTGCCCGGCTGGAGGACAAGGTGAAGAGTCTCAAAACTGACAACGCCGGGCTCGCGTCCACTGCCACCGTGCTGAGGGACCAGGTCTCTCAACTCAAACAGAAAGTCATGACTCACATCAGCAGTGGCTGCCAAATAGTATTAACTCAAAAACTCCAGGGCTTCTGA